GTCCCCGAAAGATACACGACTTAATCACGTTAGTCCTTCCGTCAGTTTATTGATGACGTGTCAGTTAAGTGCCACGTGGCATATGATGACGTGGTGGGTTAACGCCACGTGTCACGACACGATTGGTTGACGTGTCTCTGCGTGTCAGatcagtgacacgtggcatgccacgtgtcacttgacatgtaaaaaagttatttataatcaaaatagtccttgaaagttcagacgtaagtcattttcatccctaaaattttaaaaattaatcaaattactccttatataatttttttatttttttgataatattaaatttgaaatattttttaatactactaattttaatagaaatgtaattgacaaaaaaaattagtaattgtatattttattcttaaaaattttttcaataaaattatctctctcctttaattcttctcaaaatctctcttattcttttctattctaaaacctttttcttacattattatattttgctggaatatatatatatatatatatacttaaaattgaaatgtatgtatttgttaacctaaacaaagttatatgctcaaaatcaaaatttatgtatgtTAACCTAAATAAAGTTATACCACTATTTTTTGTCTactatatctttttttttttcattacgGTATTACTTACATATAGGATGTAATAGTAGtgatattaaaagaaaaattatatcatCTATCTCAACATATGAAacacacaaaaatttattatgatctTTGCATGTAGTACGCTTAAGAAGCAATTTGTTTAGCATAAATTTTGATtaactttgtttaggttaacatacataaattttgattttgagcatataactttgtttaggttaacaaatacatacatttcaaatatatattccagcaaaatataataatgtaagaaaaatgttttagaatagaaaagaataagagagcttttgagaagaattaaaggagagagataattttattgaaaattttttaagaataaatatacttactaattttttgtttgtcaattacatttctataaaattagtagtataaaaaatttcaaatttaatattatcaaaaaaattaaaaaattatataaggactaatttgattaatttttaaaattttagggatgaaaatgacttacgtctaaattttcaaggactattttgattataaataatttttttacatgtcaagtgacacgtggcatgccacgtgtcactgatCTGACACGTGACGTGCCACGTGTTACTGATCTGACATGCAGAGACACGTCAACCAATCGTGTCGTGACACGTGGCGTTAACCCACCACGTCATCATATGCCACGTGGCACTTAACTGACACGTCATCAACAAATTGACGGAAAGACTAACGTGACCAAGTCGTGTATCTTTCGAGGAcgattttgattaattttatctttcgaGGACCAAAATGGAGATCGGAGTATTTTTGAGGGACGATTTTGGATATTAGCTGGCAACATGAGCAATGCCACCTGTAGGCCCCAACAAACTCGAGCAACCCACACTTTCCTCTCCCTCTCTAGAAATCTAGAAAtgtctctttctctctctaaaatcCCAACCGTAAATTATGTGCATTTTGTCTTCCCAGCTTCCcgtttttttctctctctaaaattcCAACCGTGAATTATGTGCATTTGGGAGCATTTTGGCTTCCCGCTGTTTTACGGTTTTCAGATAATTTAtggaaaaaatttattttgacaTCCATTTTAGAGAATGGTAAAATTAAAAgccaaataatttattttggtaaacTACCCTAAATATAAATATTAGGCATAAATCATTTAATTAAGTGCTCTATTTTTTTTCATGAATTAAGAAATGTTTAAACTAAATTGGTGGGATGCGCCAGGCCCAGGCGATAGTGTAAGGCCTAAGCGACGCTCGATGGGCCCAGTAGCAAGCTACTGTAGTGGCCCATCCcctcaaaaaataaatttaatatcgTGTGGGCCAATGGCCCACATATCAGATATTAAACTGATAAGAACAGATACTACACTTGATCTTAGCCAAAAGGCCGAGAAAGGTATGCCTAGTTACCTCttcatttctttattttatactaaAGCCTTCCCTCTTTCCTCTTTTGCCCCGCAGATGTGAGACTTCTTAAGTAGTTCAAAGCCACACATGACACACCACAAACCCACTGAACCTTTCTACCAATCTTTCGTCAAACACGATTAACAGATCTGGTCTCACCGTATTCACACAAGAAAATTCTAACAAAATAATCCATGTTTACCTATATATATAGAAGTAGATTGTAGAATCTGCACAACAAAACAGTAGGTAGGTTCCATTGTGTCATTCAAAAACAGCAAAACTAAACTAGTTGCCGAGTTACCAATACAATCACACAAACAAAAATATCAAGACTATATCTAGTATGCCTTTGAGCCACTGATTATTGACACTTGAGCCACTGATTATTGACACTCAATGGAAGGCATTCTGCTGCAGTTTGCAAGAAGGAATGAGGGGGCTTCTGAGAATTTACATCTTGTGTGCTGATTCCTTTGGTTGACCGGAACGGGTATTGAGTAGTGGTTGTAGAGCTTTCACTACAATGCTCATGTTTGGCCGGAACTCGGCTTCATATTGGACACACAACGCAGCAACAGCAGCCAACTTTAACAACAAACATATAAAACAAATTAGTGAGACATAACAATTCTCCTAAACAAAATATGTGTTTGCCAAAGGTGGGAAAAGGAAGGGTTAAAACAACATGTATTTCATTCTAAACTTCAGGAATAAGAGTGTTTTGGAATAATCTAATTATGTACCTTTGCTACTGCCTTTGGAGGGTAGTCTCCCTTTAATCTAACATCAACACACTGCTTCACCTTATCTTCACTAAGCCTTGGTGTTGCCTAATATAACCCagcaaacaaaaatcaaaatgttaaaacctcaaaaattaaatcaatttaaGGTGTTTAAGACACACCAAAATTTTCAGAGAAAAAAAACCCAGTAAATATCAGTACCCATGTCACAAGGCTTTGCTGTCCTCGAGGCAGCGTGTGATCAACAGGTTTACGGCCAGTTAACAGCTCCAGCAATATCACTCCAAAACTATACACATCACTCTTGGCAGTGAGTGTTCCAGTCATTGCATATCTGCCATCCACAAAAAAAAATGTACAATAAGATGTTGAAGTTCACTACACTTCACTATCCATAGATATTACTGATTTAGTCATTTGCCCAATCTTTACTGTGTTTCAATTACTTTCTATCATGATAATTGAAAAAACTTAAACTTCTTTTTAACATTCTTTATTCCCTGAAAAAGTACACTCATTATACCAAAGTCCAATCAACATTTGTGTTAAGAACTTACTCTGGAGCATGATAACCAAAGGTGCCTAGAACACGGGTAGAATGGAGACGCGCTGCAGCATCTGGGTTTtgatttgacaaatcaaaatcaGCAATCTTCGCAACATCATCATCAAAAAGCATTATGTTGCTCGACTTGATGTATCGATGGATGATATGAATCTCTGCCTTCTCATGAAGATATTCAAGTCCTCTGGCTGCTCCAACAGCAATTTTGACTCTTTGAGCCCATGAGAGAACTGGACCAGGCTGCGCACCCTTCACGCCTTTGCGTCCTATATTATCCACAGTTCTAGTAAGACTTGATGCCACAATGAAGAAAGCAATGGATATACTTATTATCAAATTTCAATTCACTTGGTAAAGAAAACATTACAAAAGACTAGTCCAGTTTCATTCACAAGGATCACAGATTCCAATCAACCAGCATTAGTCCTAATTTTACAATAACAAGCTATGCATAAAACTATGAACAATATGGTATTATTATTACTTATTACTAACCATGTAGAATATCATGAAGGGATCCTTTAGGAGCATACTCATAGGCAAGGGCGCGAAGAGGACCATCAACACAATAGCTAACAAGTTCAACAACATTTTCATGCTTTAACCTCGATACGATCGAGACCTACATAAGTTCAAAATCAAGGGTACTCAACATACAAAAAGTTGATAATTTGCTATGTTATGGATCATCGAAATTGAAACTGCATTGAACTGAACCTGTGCAAGAAATTCTTGGTCTGGTTGCCTGCTGGAATCTAACTTCTTAATTACAACATCACGGCCGTCTTTCAATGTCGCGCGATACACTTTCCCATATGCACCCTCACCAATGAAACATTTTGCCCCATAATTGTCTGTCAAAGACTTCAATTCATCTAATGAAAGGGAAGGGACGGCAATCGGTTTGAATTCTATAATCTTAGGAGTGGTTACTGCAGTTTGTCTGGCACTATAACCGGTATTCCCTACATTGAACAAATGAAATTAAAGCAGCAAGGAAGTAATTCAGTGAACACATAAACCATTAAACTTTATAACAGAAAATCTTGAAACAGAAATGGTAAAGACCAGGGGGGGAAAATGAAGGAAATAGTGTACCAGTAGAATTTGTTGGCATTAAGGATCGGTTATCAGAAGGTTTATAACTATCATCTTGTTTGCAGAAGCCAAAGCAACCCATGATCCTCTCTATTCTAGAGGTAAATTTCAGTATCAGTGGTTAAATCATTGCAAGCAATATCAACAAGACTAATCACTAAACTAAGAACATTCATTACAGAAACCCCTTATTGTTTTTGCTCTCATGCATGAAAACAgacaataactaaaaaaaacaaACCAATACTGCATAAATTACCATGGTTTAAATTTtgcaaaatatataaaatcacTAAAAAGTGAAAACACTTAATTTCAAACCAAGTTCACAAGTTATAGAATTTACAATAAATGTAATGAAAAGAGTTTCAAAGGAAACTCGGACTAAAATTAATAGTACTTAATTACTTATTGAATCTTACATAAACATAACCGCCCCTTAATAAACAAAACAGTAATTGAGGGATTCCAACTTCACATGTTtgaattcatatatatataattatattatcaATCACAGAAAAGGGCTAgcaagaaaattattttaagaacaaataaataaaagaagaagagggagataAACATGCAGAAACTAATTGACagaagaaaaattgaaatttctGGGTTTTGATAAACAGAGTAAGTAACAAGAGTGCCGTTTCTTACATTTACAGTTACAGAGACACAGTAATCTAATCTAAGCCTCACTCTCTAACACAGAGAAACAAGAGTTGCAGACAATAATACCAGTCCTGAACCCTGATTAGTGATGATAATTCCAACGTATTTTTTAGAGAGAAAGAGTAACGGAAAAAGCACGCAAggaatcaaacaaaaaaaaaacgcgGAACATGAGTGTGCATGGACTGGTCAAAACCCAAAACCATGGACTAAAACTTCATAgtttgaaagagaaaaattcTTCTCACCCTTTAGACTTGTGAAGTAacagagaaagaggaagaaagtaaGAGGGGCAAATAtggaaacaaagaaaagaatgaATATTCGGTTTGAATATGGCAACAGGGGCgttctgtttttgtttttctactagTTATTGTGCATTGACTTCaccgagaagaagaagaaggaggaaagTGTGTCGTAATTGTAAGcgattaaaaaagaaagagaaaatgtTAAACTAAAACAACTGTAATGAAATGAATATAAAGGCGAAACACCCGCTTGCCAGTTTCCATTATGGCGGATTGTTACGTGCCCGTAATCTTTTACTTTTTGGACCccgcttttctttttcttttttttttatttttaaatcatttttcattaaatttaattttgccACAAGACGTGAACCATAGTTGATCGTCACTTTATCCTATTCGTTTTTTGAGGATCGTTTATATAATAATtgcaaaaataattatttttatgaaatttaattattaaatattaatttgattaaatatattaaattatctaataatttttaactattaatttcatataaaaatatttctttgagtacatataatatctttttatattataattaaatatattaaaattaaattataaataagcTAATTACTAAGAGTTTGGTCGTTTCATTGTTtggatttttataaataaataaaaccaattatttatttactaatatatttttatttaattatttatattttttattttttatttattccatttacagtaacaatgaaataaaaatatacagaTTTTGTTATTACTGCTGACGAAATACATTCAAAATAGTATTTGTCCCTATCCGTTTGCAATAACATGAAACATGTAATAAGTTTTTATTACTTATTAGGAGATATTTAATTAGGTAATGAGGCCTCATCCTAGTTGGATATGTAGATTGAAGAAATGATAATCGGAATAAATATCAACATATGTCTGACTTGGTTCAAGTTGATTAAGTTTACCAAGTCTCGCTCCCTCAGGCCTCATTAATATATTTCCAACTACTCATAGATAAGATTCAGCACAAGTGATTACATTTTTTAGctaaagggaagaaga
Above is a genomic segment from Arachis stenosperma cultivar V10309 chromosome 1, arast.V10309.gnm1.PFL2, whole genome shotgun sequence containing:
- the LOC130972717 gene encoding pto-interacting protein 1-like; its protein translation is MGCFGFCKQDDSYKPSDNRSLMPTNSTGNTGYSARQTAVTTPKIIEFKPIAVPSLSLDELKSLTDNYGAKCFIGEGAYGKVYRATLKDGRDVVIKKLDSSRQPDQEFLAQVSIVSRLKHENVVELVSYCVDGPLRALAYEYAPKGSLHDILHGRKGVKGAQPGPVLSWAQRVKIAVGAARGLEYLHEKAEIHIIHRYIKSSNIMLFDDDVAKIADFDLSNQNPDAAARLHSTRVLGTFGYHAPEYAMTGTLTAKSDVYSFGVILLELLTGRKPVDHTLPRGQQSLVTWATPRLSEDKVKQCVDVRLKGDYPPKAVAKLAAVAALCVQYEAEFRPNMSIVVKALQPLLNTRSGQPKESAHKM